DNA sequence from the Candidatus Methylacidiphilales bacterium genome:
GCACGGTCCTGGTTCACACGAAGGCACGAAGACGCGAAGGATTGGCGGCCTTGTACAATCCGCTTGATGCCCTCCTTAAAGGTAGCCGCACCAAAGTTAACAAGCAGCCCAATGGGCAGGTTCAAGAGCCTGATATAGGTAAGAACTTGTTTCGAATAAACCGGGGCGAGGGTTTCGACGGACTTTAACTCAACCAGAACAAGACCTTCCACAATCAGATCGGCGCGGAATCCTTCTTCGAATTGGAACCCGGCATACTGGATCGGGATGGGCACTTGACGTTGCACCCGAAAGCCCTGTTCTTCAATGAGCTTGGCCAACACAACTTCATAGACGCTTTCCAAAAGTCCCGGGCCTAAATCCCGATGCAGTCTGAAGGCACAATCCACAATAACCCGTGAAATGCACTCTTTGTCCTTTCGTGACTTCGTGTCTTCGTGTGAGGTCTTCATATTTTCGTTTCACCGACTGGTTCGTGCAGATAAATCGGTTCCAGGCGTAAATCCGGTTCAGGTCCGAACTTAAAATAAGCCCGGCCCAACGCTTCTGCCACCGGCGCTTCGGACAGCGGGATTGGAGGCAAAGGTTCGGGGCTGACGGCGAGCGAACATTTACCCAGCGAATTCTCCACTTCATCCGCAGGAATCAACACGGTTTTGTGGCGTAGCCTGCCGTGTTCGTACGCAGTAAAAAAAAGTTGCCGCCGCTTGGCATCCGCAAACACGCCCAGGACCGGTACATCGGCATGTTTCCAGGCAAGGGCATGCGAACTGCGGCAGGGAATCACGGGACAGTTCCAGCCGAATGCCAGGCCCTGCGCGGTGGCAATCGCAACCCGGATGCCGCTGAAGGAACCAGGACCGACGCCCACCACGATCCCCCCCACA
Encoded proteins:
- the tsaB gene encoding tRNA (adenosine(37)-N6)-threonylcarbamoyltransferase complex dimerization subunit type 1 TsaB; its protein translation is MKQTLVLETSSSAGSWALFEDKALCASDSFEGRASGKLLESLEKVRPRLSRVGGIVVGVGPGSFSGIRVAIATAQGLAFGWNCPVIPCRSSHALAWKHADVPVLGVFADAKRRQLFFTAYEHGRLRHKTVLIPADEVENSLGKCSLAVSPEPLPPIPLSEAPVAEALGRAYFKFGPEPDLRLEPIYLHEPVGETKI
- a CDS encoding GxxExxY protein: MKTSHEDTKSRKDKECISRVIVDCAFRLHRDLGPGLLESVYEVVLAKLIEEQGFRVQRQVPIPIQYAGFQFEEGFRADLIVEGLVLVELKSVETLAPVYSKQVLTYIRLLNLPIGLLVNFGAATFKEGIKRIVQGRQSFASSCLRVNQDRA